One part of the Luteibacter yeojuensis genome encodes these proteins:
- a CDS encoding DNA topoisomerase I, with protein sequence MAKNLLIVESPAKAKTINKYLGADFQVLASYGHVRDLRPKEGAVDPEHGFRMAYEVIDRNEKHVDAIAKAARAASSIYLATDLDREGEAISWHISEILRERGLLEGKDVQRVVFSEITPKAIKEAVANPRKLSHDLVDAQQARRALDYLVGFNLSPVLWRKVQRGLSAGRVQSPALRMIVERELEIEAFKAREYWTIQASLMHPEGAFEARLVKLNGKKFEQFDLTNEADAMAARGALEKAAGGRFTVGDVTSRERKRRPAPPFTTSTLQQEAARKLGFSTSRTMRVAQGLYEGVSLGSEGNVGLITYMRTDSVALSDDAVAELRDLIGREYGKSALPEGVQVYKSKSKNAQEAHEAVRPTSAMRAPRSVASFLNDDQRKLYELIWKRTVACQMVHATMNTVSVEFPVDDSAFRASGTTVIDPGFLAVYEEGRDQKNEDDDDQRRLPRLAQGDVVPVSQIAADQHFTEPPPRYSEASLVKALEEYGIGRPSTYASIIQVLLSREYVLLENRRFKPTDVGRAVSQFLSGHFKQYVDYDFTARLEDELDAVSRGEEAWVPLLERFWLPFKTLVDDKTESVDRSEATGARELGTDPKSGKPVSVRLGRYGAYAQIGSKDDEAKPTYASLRPGQSMHTITLDEAMELFKLPRTLGQSEAGEEVTVGIGRFGPFVKQGSTYASLKAEDDPYTIELPRALQLVQEKLEAIANRTILDFGNGVQVLNGRYGPYITDGEKNARIPKDRDPKTLTEAECAELLAAAPVKKPRGGRAAKKTATKKAAAKKVATKEATAKKAAVKKTATKKTAKKTAAKKATAKKSAAKKTAAKKAAVKKTAAAKTVSRTAD encoded by the coding sequence ATGGCAAAGAACCTCCTCATCGTCGAATCGCCGGCCAAGGCCAAGACGATCAACAAGTACCTGGGAGCCGACTTCCAGGTGCTGGCGTCGTATGGCCACGTCCGCGACCTGCGGCCGAAGGAGGGCGCGGTCGATCCGGAGCACGGCTTCCGCATGGCCTACGAGGTGATCGACCGCAACGAGAAGCACGTGGACGCCATCGCCAAGGCGGCGCGCGCGGCCAGCAGCATCTACCTCGCGACCGACTTGGATCGCGAAGGCGAGGCCATCTCCTGGCACATCAGCGAGATCCTGCGCGAGCGCGGCCTGCTCGAGGGCAAGGACGTCCAGCGCGTGGTCTTCAGCGAGATCACGCCGAAGGCGATCAAGGAGGCCGTGGCGAACCCACGCAAGCTCTCGCACGACCTCGTCGACGCCCAGCAGGCCCGCCGTGCCCTGGATTACCTGGTGGGCTTCAATCTGTCGCCGGTGCTCTGGCGCAAGGTGCAGCGCGGCCTGTCGGCCGGCCGCGTGCAGTCGCCGGCGCTGCGGATGATCGTGGAGCGCGAGCTCGAGATCGAGGCCTTCAAGGCGCGCGAATACTGGACGATCCAGGCCAGCCTCATGCACCCGGAGGGGGCCTTCGAAGCCCGCCTGGTGAAGCTCAACGGCAAGAAGTTCGAGCAGTTCGACCTGACCAACGAGGCCGACGCCATGGCGGCGCGCGGGGCGCTGGAGAAGGCCGCGGGCGGCCGCTTCACCGTCGGCGACGTCACCAGCCGCGAGCGCAAGCGCCGCCCGGCGCCGCCGTTCACCACCTCCACGTTGCAGCAGGAAGCCGCGCGCAAGCTGGGCTTTTCCACCAGCCGCACCATGCGCGTGGCCCAGGGTCTCTACGAGGGCGTCTCGCTGGGCAGCGAGGGCAACGTCGGTCTCATTACGTATATGCGTACCGACTCCGTGGCGCTCTCCGACGATGCCGTGGCCGAGCTCCGCGACCTGATCGGGCGCGAATACGGCAAATCGGCGTTGCCCGAGGGTGTGCAGGTCTACAAGTCGAAGTCCAAGAACGCCCAGGAAGCGCACGAAGCCGTGCGTCCGACCTCGGCCATGCGCGCGCCGCGCAGCGTTGCCTCGTTCCTCAACGACGACCAGCGCAAGCTCTACGAACTCATCTGGAAGCGCACCGTCGCCTGCCAGATGGTCCACGCCACGATGAACACGGTCTCCGTGGAGTTTCCGGTGGACGACTCCGCGTTCCGCGCCAGCGGTACGACGGTCATCGATCCGGGCTTCCTGGCCGTCTACGAGGAAGGCCGCGACCAGAAGAACGAGGACGACGACGACCAGCGCCGCCTGCCGCGCCTCGCCCAGGGCGACGTGGTGCCGGTATCGCAGATCGCCGCCGACCAGCATTTCACCGAGCCGCCGCCGCGCTACTCGGAAGCCAGCCTGGTCAAGGCGCTGGAGGAATACGGCATCGGGCGTCCGTCGACCTATGCCAGCATCATCCAGGTGCTGCTGAGCCGCGAGTACGTACTGCTCGAGAATCGCCGCTTCAAGCCGACCGACGTCGGTCGTGCGGTGAGCCAGTTCCTTTCGGGACACTTCAAGCAGTACGTGGATTACGACTTCACCGCGCGGCTCGAGGACGAGCTGGACGCCGTCAGCCGTGGCGAGGAAGCCTGGGTGCCGTTGCTCGAGCGCTTCTGGCTGCCGTTCAAGACGCTGGTGGACGACAAGACCGAATCCGTCGACCGCAGCGAGGCCACCGGCGCGCGCGAACTCGGCACGGACCCCAAGAGCGGCAAGCCGGTATCGGTGCGCCTCGGCCGCTACGGCGCCTATGCGCAGATCGGCAGCAAGGACGACGAGGCCAAGCCGACCTACGCCAGCCTGCGCCCGGGGCAGAGCATGCATACCATCACCCTCGACGAGGCGATGGAGCTGTTCAAGCTGCCGCGCACCCTCGGCCAGTCCGAGGCGGGCGAAGAAGTCACCGTGGGCATCGGCCGCTTCGGGCCGTTCGTGAAGCAAGGCAGCACGTATGCCTCGCTCAAGGCCGAAGACGATCCGTACACCATCGAACTGCCGCGCGCGCTGCAGCTGGTGCAGGAAAAACTCGAGGCCATCGCGAACCGCACGATCCTCGACTTCGGCAATGGCGTGCAGGTGCTCAACGGCCGCTATGGCCCGTACATCACTGACGGCGAGAAGAACGCGCGCATCCCGAAGGACCGCGACCCGAAGACGCTCACCGAGGCGGAATGCGCGGAACTGCTCGCGGCGGCGCCGGTGAAGAAGCCGCGCGGCGGCCGCGCGGCGAAGAAGACGGCCACCAAGAAAGCCGCGGCGAAAAAGGTCGCGACCAAGGAAGCGACGGCGAAGAAGGCCGCCGTGAAGAAGACCGCGACGAAGAAGACCGCGAAGAAGACGGCTGCGAAGAAGGCCACGGCGAAGAAGTCCGCCGCCAAGAAAACAGCCGCGAAGAAGGCCGCCGTGAAGAAGACCGCGGCGGCGAAGACGGTGTCGCGCACGGCCGACTGA
- the dprA gene encoding DNA-processing protein DprA, with amino-acid sequence MTDSDDDLRDWLILLRLPGFSARRLREGLVARGSPSALLRWLARHLDVLDDEGRAWIERPDEATLAHDLAWLAGADQRMLRCTEEDFPPQLEAVPDPPAALFVKGDAALLLRPQVAIVGARRAQEPGLANARRFAAELASAGLLVTSGMADGVDGAAHMAALDAGQPTVAVIATGPDRVYPRKHHALARRIAEQGAIVSEYPPGVPALAHQFPQRNRIIAGLSLGVVVVEAGLRSGSLITARHAGEQGREVFALPGSIHNPLAEGCHALIGDGARLVQRPEEVLAALAPAAMELGAELRARLEGGGGAERSVKPKKGPFDWRQDEEYRRLLDVMGYDPASLDALVGTTGLSPGALSSMLLILELEGEIAALPGNRYQRVIR; translated from the coding sequence ATGACCGATTCCGACGACGACCTGCGCGACTGGCTGATCCTCCTGCGCCTTCCCGGCTTCAGCGCGAGGCGCCTGCGCGAAGGGCTCGTCGCCCGCGGCAGCCCCTCGGCCCTGCTGCGTTGGCTGGCGCGCCATCTCGACGTGCTCGACGACGAGGGCCGGGCCTGGATCGAACGGCCCGACGAAGCCACGCTCGCCCACGACCTCGCCTGGCTGGCCGGCGCGGACCAACGGATGCTCCGCTGCACCGAGGAAGACTTCCCGCCCCAGCTGGAGGCCGTTCCGGACCCGCCGGCCGCGCTGTTCGTGAAGGGCGATGCCGCACTGCTGCTGCGCCCGCAGGTGGCCATCGTCGGCGCCCGGCGCGCCCAGGAGCCCGGTCTTGCCAATGCCCGCCGCTTCGCCGCCGAACTGGCTTCGGCCGGCCTGCTGGTCACCAGCGGCATGGCCGACGGCGTCGACGGGGCGGCCCACATGGCCGCCCTGGACGCCGGCCAGCCGACGGTGGCCGTGATCGCCACGGGGCCGGACCGGGTCTACCCCCGCAAGCATCACGCCCTGGCCCGGCGCATCGCGGAGCAGGGGGCCATCGTCAGCGAATACCCGCCTGGCGTCCCGGCCCTGGCCCATCAGTTCCCCCAGCGGAACCGGATCATCGCCGGCCTGAGCCTCGGAGTGGTCGTGGTCGAGGCCGGCCTGCGCTCCGGCTCGCTGATCACGGCCCGCCATGCGGGCGAGCAGGGACGCGAGGTTTTCGCCCTCCCGGGGTCGATCCACAACCCCCTGGCCGAAGGCTGCCACGCCCTGATCGGCGACGGAGCCCGGCTGGTCCAGCGGCCGGAGGAGGTCCTGGCCGCGCTGGCGCCGGCCGCCATGGAGCTAGGCGCGGAATTGCGGGCCCGGCTGGAAGGGGGCGGGGGCGCCGAAAGGAGTGTTAAGCCCAAGAAAGGCCCGTTCGACTGGCGCCAGGATGAGGAATATCGCCGCCTGCTCGACGTCATGGGGTACGATCCCGCCTCCCTCGACGCCCTTGTGGGCACGACGGGCCTCTCCCCTGGGGCGCTGTCGTCGATGCTGCTGATACTGGAACTCGAAGGCGAAATCGCGGCCCTGCCCGGCAACCGCTACCAGCGGGTGATCCGGTAG
- a CDS encoding L-threonylcarbamoyladenylate synthase: MRRFDLSTIDAAAAVLRDGGVLAYPTEAVFGLGCDPHDRAAFERVFALKGRPATQGVLLIAASFEQVAPYIDLAAVPADVLAQVRASWPGPNTWVFPRSERVPDWVAGAHAGIALRVTAHEPAAALCRAFGRPLVSTSANPHGELPARDLPTLERYFGERLDAALDAPLGGLDRPTVIRDALSGAMIRA, encoded by the coding sequence ATGCGCCGCTTCGATCTGTCCACCATCGACGCCGCCGCCGCGGTCCTCCGCGACGGCGGTGTTCTCGCCTATCCTACCGAGGCGGTGTTCGGTCTCGGCTGCGACCCGCACGACCGTGCCGCCTTCGAGCGCGTCTTCGCGCTGAAGGGACGTCCGGCGACGCAGGGGGTCCTGCTGATCGCCGCGAGCTTCGAGCAGGTGGCACCCTATATCGACCTGGCCGCCGTTCCCGCGGACGTGCTCGCGCAGGTGCGTGCGTCCTGGCCTGGCCCGAATACCTGGGTATTCCCGCGCAGCGAGCGCGTGCCGGACTGGGTCGCCGGCGCGCACGCCGGCATTGCCCTGCGGGTGACCGCCCACGAGCCGGCGGCCGCCCTCTGCCGCGCCTTCGGCCGGCCGCTGGTATCGACCAGCGCGAACCCGCATGGCGAGCTCCCCGCCCGCGACCTGCCCACCCTCGAGCGCTACTTCGGCGAACGGCTCGATGCCGCGCTGGACGCGCCGCTGGGCGGCCTCGACCGGCCCACGGTCATCCGGGACGCCCTCAGCGGCGCTATGATCCGCGCCTGA
- a CDS encoding AMP-binding protein, with amino-acid sequence MSSNVHEITGRLAGAPLPLLVGALSRPVAWRDGRPVSAATFLGHVRRVASLLPDADSAVNLCEDRYAFLVAFAALIVRGQANLLPPSRAPHAVDEVMAGHPGSYAIGELALAPAPAGYLRMPSLDDEVAPGDAVPTIPADTVVAIGYTSGSTGRPKPNVKTWGAFVASNAGNADMLGRAIGGSFDLVATVPPQHMYGMEMSVLMPLLSEVSVHAGRPFFPADVAAALGTMPEPRVLVITPVHLRAIVESGVVLPTLAAFVSATAPMPVELAAAAEQRFGAPLYEVFGSTETCVFASRRTSVEEDWALYDGVTLHPQPDGTLVDAPQLAEPIALADIVTLHDEGRRFRLRGRNTDLLEIAGKRASLGDLNRRLLAIDGVRDGVLFQLDESDASGVRRIAGLVVAPGMSEQAVLSALRQAMDPVFLPRPLRMVDALPRNETGKLPRGELLALVSPGL; translated from the coding sequence TTGTCGTCGAACGTTCATGAGATTACCGGGCGCCTGGCCGGCGCGCCCTTGCCGTTGCTCGTCGGTGCGTTGTCCCGGCCCGTCGCATGGCGCGACGGCCGCCCGGTCAGCGCCGCCACCTTCCTGGGTCATGTCCGCCGGGTGGCGTCCCTGCTTCCCGATGCCGACAGCGCGGTCAATCTTTGCGAGGACCGCTATGCCTTCCTGGTAGCCTTCGCCGCGCTGATCGTGCGAGGGCAGGCCAACCTGCTCCCGCCCTCGCGCGCCCCGCATGCCGTCGACGAGGTGATGGCGGGGCATCCCGGTTCCTACGCCATCGGCGAGCTGGCGCTGGCACCCGCGCCGGCCGGTTACCTGCGCATGCCGTCGCTCGACGACGAGGTCGCGCCGGGCGACGCGGTACCGACGATTCCCGCGGACACGGTGGTCGCCATCGGCTACACCTCGGGCTCCACCGGCAGGCCCAAGCCGAACGTCAAGACCTGGGGCGCCTTCGTCGCCAGCAACGCCGGCAACGCGGACATGCTCGGCAGGGCGATCGGCGGATCGTTCGATCTCGTCGCCACCGTTCCGCCGCAACACATGTACGGCATGGAGATGTCCGTGCTGATGCCGCTGCTCTCCGAAGTCAGCGTGCATGCCGGGCGTCCCTTCTTTCCGGCGGATGTCGCCGCCGCGCTGGGCACGATGCCCGAGCCGCGCGTGCTCGTCATCACGCCCGTGCACCTCCGTGCCATTGTGGAATCGGGTGTCGTCCTCCCGACCCTCGCCGCCTTCGTGTCGGCCACCGCGCCGATGCCGGTGGAGCTCGCCGCGGCGGCGGAACAGCGCTTCGGCGCACCGCTCTACGAAGTCTTCGGCTCGACGGAAACCTGCGTCTTCGCCAGCCGGCGTACCTCGGTCGAAGAGGATTGGGCGCTCTACGATGGCGTGACGCTGCATCCGCAACCGGACGGCACGCTCGTCGACGCGCCGCAGCTGGCCGAGCCCATCGCCCTCGCCGACATCGTCACGCTGCACGACGAAGGCCGCCGCTTCCGCCTGCGCGGCCGCAACACCGACCTCCTCGAGATCGCCGGCAAGCGCGCCTCGCTCGGCGACCTCAACCGCCGCCTGCTGGCCATCGACGGTGTACGCGACGGCGTGCTGTTCCAGCTCGACGAGAGCGACGCGTCCGGCGTGCGCCGCATCGCGGGCCTGGTCGTCGCGCCGGGTATGAGCGAGCAGGCGGTGCTGTCCGCGCTGCGCCAGGCGATGGACCCGGTGTTCCTGCCGCGCCCGCTGCGCATGGTCGACGCGCTGCCGCGAAACGAAACCGGCAAGTTGCCCCGCGGCGAATTGCTCGCCCTCGTCAGCCCGGGTCTCTGA
- the def gene encoding peptide deformylase, which produces MSTLAILEFPDPRLRTVAAPVTVFDDELKQFVADMYETMYAANGVGLAATQVNVHKRVLVADMSDDRNEPMVLINPEILEKDGQQVYQEGCLSFPGIYADVTRALHVKVRAQDVEGKAILIEAEGPLAVCIQHEMDHLAGKVFVDYLSPLKRGMLLKRMEKQRKASA; this is translated from the coding sequence GTGTCCACCCTCGCCATCCTCGAATTTCCCGATCCGCGCCTGCGCACCGTCGCCGCGCCGGTCACCGTCTTCGACGACGAACTGAAGCAGTTCGTGGCCGACATGTACGAGACCATGTATGCCGCCAACGGCGTGGGCCTCGCCGCCACCCAGGTCAACGTGCACAAGCGCGTGCTGGTCGCTGACATGAGCGACGACCGCAACGAGCCGATGGTGCTGATCAATCCCGAGATCCTCGAGAAGGACGGCCAGCAGGTCTACCAGGAAGGCTGCCTGTCGTTCCCCGGCATCTATGCCGATGTGACCCGCGCCCTGCACGTGAAGGTCCGTGCGCAGGACGTCGAGGGCAAGGCGATTCTCATCGAGGCCGAGGGGCCCCTCGCCGTCTGTATCCAGCACGAGATGGACCACCTCGCGGGCAAGGTCTTCGTGGACTACCTGTCTCCGCTGAAGCGCGGCATGCTGCTCAAGCGGATGGAAAAGCAGCGCAAGGCCAGCGCCTGA
- a CDS encoding LysM peptidoglycan-binding domain-containing protein, with translation MIKKFAMLLGGMFFTVAAYAAVSQLRPDHPDTYTVRKGDTLWDISARFLSKPWLWPEIWQANPQVRNPHLIYPGDVLNLSMLGGGPRIGLQPRVRTDGEPVTAIPLSELRMFLKELRVMNADEVEQAPYLVGFEEAHLRATPGNKIYARDLDAAQPGQRWAIVRPTNRFRDHGGNEGGFDMLNNPSHGSFVADELDSDVSMAPSPWREDSRHDTHTGKGEDRGVEVSVIGTAEVIATNGDVASLVLVDSTLEVRKGDRLMQVDDKPYDPYFYPHAPKSVPADGRVIGFTDALHAVGSRQVVSISAGSADGVDNGTTFTVMSQGETIADEVSGNYNRRGTSRHVKLPDEYGGHIMVFRTFDHVSYALVMDALRPLKKGDKLVAPE, from the coding sequence ATGATCAAGAAGTTCGCCATGCTGCTTGGCGGCATGTTTTTCACTGTGGCTGCCTACGCGGCAGTGTCGCAGCTTCGTCCTGACCACCCGGACACCTACACGGTGCGCAAGGGCGACACCCTTTGGGATATTTCGGCCCGTTTCCTGAGCAAGCCCTGGCTCTGGCCGGAGATCTGGCAGGCGAATCCCCAGGTCCGCAACCCCCACCTCATCTACCCGGGCGACGTGCTCAACCTGTCGATGCTGGGCGGCGGCCCGCGCATCGGCCTGCAGCCGCGCGTCCGCACCGATGGGGAGCCGGTCACGGCCATCCCGCTCAGCGAGTTGCGCATGTTCCTCAAGGAGCTGCGGGTCATGAACGCCGACGAGGTCGAGCAGGCCCCCTATCTGGTGGGCTTCGAGGAAGCGCACCTGCGCGCCACGCCGGGCAACAAAATCTACGCGCGCGATCTCGACGCCGCACAGCCGGGCCAGCGCTGGGCCATCGTTCGTCCGACCAACCGCTTCCGCGACCACGGTGGCAACGAAGGCGGCTTCGACATGCTGAACAACCCCTCGCACGGCTCCTTCGTGGCCGACGAGCTGGACAGCGACGTGTCGATGGCGCCGAGCCCGTGGCGCGAGGACTCCCGCCACGACACGCATACCGGCAAGGGCGAGGACCGTGGCGTCGAGGTCTCGGTGATCGGCACGGCCGAAGTCATCGCCACCAACGGCGACGTCGCCAGCCTGGTGCTGGTGGACTCGACCCTCGAAGTGCGCAAGGGCGACCGCCTGATGCAGGTGGACGACAAGCCGTACGACCCCTATTTCTATCCGCACGCGCCGAAGTCGGTGCCCGCCGACGGACGCGTCATTGGCTTCACCGACGCGCTCCACGCGGTGGGCAGCCGCCAGGTGGTGTCCATCTCGGCCGGCTCGGCCGACGGCGTCGACAACGGCACCACCTTTACGGTGATGAGCCAGGGCGAGACGATCGCCGACGAGGTCAGCGGCAACTACAACCGCCGCGGTACCTCGCGCCATGTGAAACTGCCCGACGAATACGGCGGCCACATCATGGTCTTCCGCACCTTCGACCACGTGAGCTATGCGCTGGTGATGGATGCGCTGCGCCCGCTGAAGAAGGGCGACAAGCTGGTCGCCCCGGAATAA
- the purD gene encoding phosphoribosylamine--glycine ligase: protein MKVLVIGGGGREHALAWKLGQSPRVDEVIVAPGNAGTAREPGMRNADVAVTDIDGLVALAHREDVGLTVVGPEVPLVAGVVDRFAREGLRCFGPTAAAAQLEGSKAFAKDFLARHRIPTAHYAVFTELDPALAHVREKGAPIVIKADGLAAGKGVIVAMTLDEAEAALADMLGGKTFGDASSRVVIEEFLDGEEASFIVIADGKHALPMATSQDHKRRDEGDKGPNTGGMGAYSPAPVVTDDVSARVMREIVEPTLAGMAADGMPFTGFLYAGLMIDNSGAPKVIEFNVRFGDPETQPIMLRLKSDLVDLVEAALDGRIDAARAAWDPRPAIGVVVAAGGYPGKVRAGDPIDGTDTDFGADVKVFHAGTGLGADGRPVTAGGRVLAVCALGDDLAAARERAYEALEAIRFEGAFHRRDIAHRALSRR from the coding sequence ATGAAAGTCCTCGTCATCGGCGGCGGCGGGCGCGAACATGCGCTGGCCTGGAAGCTCGGCCAGTCCCCGCGCGTGGACGAGGTCATCGTGGCGCCGGGCAATGCCGGCACGGCCCGGGAGCCGGGGATGAGGAACGCCGATGTCGCCGTGACCGACATCGACGGCCTGGTGGCGCTGGCGCACCGCGAGGACGTCGGGCTGACCGTCGTCGGCCCCGAAGTGCCGTTGGTCGCGGGCGTGGTGGATCGTTTCGCGCGCGAAGGGCTGCGCTGCTTCGGACCGACCGCCGCGGCGGCCCAGCTTGAAGGGAGCAAGGCCTTCGCGAAGGATTTCCTCGCCCGTCACCGGATCCCCACCGCGCATTACGCGGTGTTCACCGAACTCGATCCCGCGCTGGCCCATGTTCGCGAAAAGGGCGCGCCGATCGTCATCAAGGCCGACGGCCTCGCTGCCGGCAAGGGTGTGATCGTGGCGATGACGCTGGACGAGGCCGAAGCGGCGCTCGCGGACATGCTTGGCGGGAAGACCTTCGGCGATGCGTCGTCGCGCGTGGTGATCGAGGAGTTCCTCGACGGCGAGGAAGCCAGCTTCATCGTCATCGCCGACGGCAAACATGCCCTGCCGATGGCGACCAGCCAGGACCACAAGCGTCGCGACGAGGGCGACAAGGGCCCGAACACGGGCGGCATGGGTGCGTACTCGCCGGCCCCGGTGGTGACCGACGACGTCTCGGCGCGGGTCATGCGCGAGATCGTCGAACCCACCCTCGCCGGGATGGCGGCGGACGGCATGCCGTTCACGGGCTTCCTCTATGCCGGACTGATGATCGACAACAGCGGCGCGCCCAAGGTCATCGAGTTCAACGTGCGCTTCGGCGATCCGGAAACCCAGCCGATCATGCTGCGCCTGAAGTCGGACCTCGTCGATCTTGTCGAGGCCGCGCTGGACGGCCGCATCGACGCAGCGCGGGCGGCATGGGATCCGCGTCCGGCCATCGGCGTGGTGGTGGCGGCGGGCGGCTACCCGGGCAAGGTTCGCGCGGGCGATCCGATCGATGGCACCGACACCGATTTTGGCGCGGACGTGAAGGTGTTTCACGCCGGCACGGGGCTGGGAGCCGACGGCCGCCCGGTGACGGCAGGCGGCCGGGTGCTCGCGGTTTGCGCGCTCGGGGACGACCTGGCGGCCGCTCGCGAGCGCGCCTACGAGGCCCTGGAAGCCATCCGCTTCGAGGGTGCGTTCCACCGCCGCGACATCGCCCATCGGGCGCTGTCGCGGCGGTGA
- a CDS encoding RICIN domain-containing protein produces MQLRYLVLSLAIATTGLSFPTDGSAIPALPQPHELSAVLAAPHIDMQGARPPSTPGAMNVTWVQRGELSSLDVRNRVSDELGRGHAILVTGPRPEDDEEDGESAIFGYRASGESSLYWRSPQGQLEVITVGAELPLDEAGAAFRAWLEARRNTRRAAVAPWQPVIAGRSLGTARSLGVARSAQAPSAGYVPRIEIIEDRTFAGGRAIRHRIVVLRDVDASTDDKVVIVTAEADQAPSKNGALWNGKFLSQGKGYQLFIPDRYVLTTQLAGVGATVPLTLENYEPKTDGASERNIQETVTVRTTTSAGANFEILNGLEKNDAPHLGKIALDFRYEKERVEETSVSMTLKDYSVEALTRVREHTRTVDWVFPLAQDIASKIDYFEDGHNIHGALNSTTRMTPMMRRANLRGVSVWRIPGSYEGRLDVTTQATVALRVYDSLAETVDRGPDAGARVAFNSRIDLGSPHLTRQPTVRLQSLQGSGKCLSQPDPKAPALVLETCEKGTGGKAQHWYLELDNTYRNRGSRQCLTTDPADGRMFAASCDGAPLTQQWKWLADRIHSLYMGGGTWRLHVRDGGTLSAKFDPARHQPLVSNQYHSLLRPWSSYPNKPSRGDVIPNLGGVSPQIPESYLGFGAVGVDERWQPLPLREGL; encoded by the coding sequence ATGCAACTCCGTTATCTCGTGCTCTCCCTCGCCATCGCGACCACCGGCCTGTCGTTCCCCACCGACGGCTCGGCGATCCCGGCGCTCCCACAGCCCCATGAACTTTCCGCCGTGCTGGCGGCCCCGCACATCGACATGCAGGGCGCGCGCCCGCCTTCGACGCCCGGTGCCATGAACGTCACATGGGTCCAGCGCGGCGAGCTTTCGTCGCTGGACGTCCGCAACCGCGTCAGCGACGAACTCGGCCGGGGCCATGCGATCCTCGTTACCGGCCCCCGTCCGGAAGACGACGAGGAAGACGGCGAATCGGCGATATTCGGCTACCGGGCCTCGGGAGAGAGCTCGCTGTACTGGCGCTCCCCCCAGGGGCAGCTCGAGGTGATCACGGTCGGCGCCGAACTTCCGCTCGACGAGGCCGGCGCCGCTTTCAGGGCATGGCTGGAAGCCCGGCGCAACACGCGGCGCGCGGCGGTCGCGCCGTGGCAGCCCGTTATCGCGGGCCGGAGCCTGGGCACCGCCCGCAGCCTGGGCGTCGCCCGAAGTGCCCAGGCACCGTCCGCCGGTTACGTCCCTCGCATCGAAATCATCGAGGACCGGACATTTGCAGGCGGACGTGCCATCCGCCACCGCATCGTGGTACTGCGCGATGTCGATGCCAGCACCGACGACAAGGTCGTCATCGTGACCGCCGAAGCGGACCAGGCGCCGTCGAAGAACGGCGCACTCTGGAACGGCAAGTTCCTGTCCCAGGGCAAGGGCTACCAGCTCTTCATCCCGGACCGGTACGTGCTCACGACCCAGCTGGCCGGCGTGGGTGCGACCGTGCCGCTGACCCTGGAGAACTACGAACCGAAGACCGACGGTGCCTCGGAGCGCAACATCCAGGAAACCGTGACGGTCAGGACCACCACGAGCGCCGGGGCGAACTTCGAGATCCTCAATGGACTGGAGAAGAACGACGCCCCGCACCTCGGCAAGATCGCCCTGGACTTCAGGTACGAAAAAGAACGCGTCGAGGAGACGAGCGTATCGATGACGCTGAAGGATTACTCGGTCGAAGCATTGACGCGCGTGAGGGAGCATACCCGGACCGTCGATTGGGTGTTCCCGCTGGCGCAGGATATCGCGAGCAAGATCGATTACTTTGAAGACGGCCACAACATCCATGGCGCGCTCAACTCGACCACCCGGATGACGCCTATGATGCGCCGGGCCAACCTGCGCGGCGTGTCGGTATGGCGCATTCCCGGAAGTTATGAAGGTCGCCTCGACGTGACGACGCAGGCCACCGTCGCGCTGCGCGTCTACGATTCGCTCGCGGAGACCGTGGACCGCGGTCCGGATGCCGGCGCTCGCGTCGCCTTCAATTCGCGCATCGACCTCGGCTCGCCGCACCTCACCCGCCAGCCTACCGTGCGGCTGCAATCGTTGCAGGGCTCGGGCAAGTGCCTGTCGCAACCGGATCCAAAGGCGCCGGCGCTGGTCCTGGAAACATGCGAAAAAGGCACGGGCGGAAAGGCACAGCACTGGTACCTGGAACTCGACAACACGTACCGCAACCGCGGTAGCCGGCAATGCCTGACGACGGATCCCGCCGACGGCCGGATGTTCGCGGCCTCATGCGATGGCGCGCCGCTCACCCAGCAATGGAAGTGGCTGGCCGATCGCATCCATTCGCTTTACATGGGCGGCGGCACATGGCGCCTGCATGTTCGCGACGGCGGCACGCTGAGCGCGAAGTTCGATCCGGCACGGCACCAGCCGCTCGTCTCGAACCAGTACCACTCGCTGCTGCGCCCGTGGTCGTCCTATCCCAACAAGCCAAGCAGGGGCGACGTCATCCCTAACCTGGGCGGCGTGTCGCCGCAGATTCCCGAGAGCTACCTCGGCTTCGGCGCGGTGGGTGTCGACGAGCGCTGGCAGCCCCTGCCGTTGCGCGAGGGGCTGTAA